A region of Micropterus dolomieu isolate WLL.071019.BEF.003 ecotype Adirondacks linkage group LG01, ASM2129224v1, whole genome shotgun sequence DNA encodes the following proteins:
- the LOC123975070 gene encoding protein FAM92A-like, whose amino-acid sequence MNSLFSRYKDVQVKSIEQTVNHAEKYLGEICSLLASYTRKTAKLRDKADLLVAQLFEFSSTEDQELQIGLKNLAEDLAMVQDYRQAQVERMEMKVVAPLQAYGNIVKNKRVDLKKLSTDLNRELKELQKLEKMRLRNPADRQSISQAEANAQKASSNAQHSIRQLEETITDFQRQKLEDIKRVFTDFITVEMLFHAKVLEVYTHTYHNLEAMNTQKDLELFIGRIKLSDSPARRLDTPQSSYSSPLMRYPSPTLASPKGQSLRSTLASSPGQNPRQQHSQYTETTRRFRSTLHRQRGMEEKEELEDEEEDEEEEEEEEEMYESELEEGQHTSRQSYAAQYAKMRRLQK is encoded by the exons ATGAACAGCCTCTTCTCCAGGTACAA GGATGTCCAGGTGAAGAGCATTGAGCAGACGGTGAACCATGCTGAGAAGTACCTGGGTGAGATCTGCTCCCTGCTAGCCTCCTACACCAGGAAAACAGCCAAGCTCAGAGACAAGGCAGACCTGCTGGTGGCTCAACTCTTTGAATTCTCCAGCACAGAAGACCAAGAGCTCCAGATTGGCCTAAAAAACCTGGCTGAAGACCTGGCCATGGTGCAGGACTACAGACAGGCTCAG GTAGAGAGAATGGAGATGAAAGTTGTTGCTCCCCTGCAAGCCTATGGAAACATAGTCAAAAATAAAAGG GTAGATCTGAAGAAGCTCAGCACTGATCTGAACAGAGAGCTGAAGGAGTTGCAGAAACTGGAGAAAATGCGATTGAGGAACCCAGCAGACCGACAGAGCATT TCACAg GCAGAAGCAAATGCTCAGAAGGCTTCCAGCAATGCACAGCATAGTATCAGACAACTGGAGGAGACCATTACAGACTTCCAGAGACAGAAGCTGGAGGATATCAAA AGGGTTTTCACAGACTTCATCACAGTGGAGATGCTCTTCCATGCTAAAGTGCTGGAGgtctatacacacacataccacaACCTGGAGGCAATGAACACTCAAAAGGATCTGGAG CTGTTCATTGGACGGATCAAGCTGTCCGACTCTCCAGCTCGGCGCCTGGACACCCCTCAGAGCAGCTACTCTTCTCCCCTCATGAGATACCCCAGTCCTACACTGGCCTCCCCCAAAGGCCAAAGCCTCAGGTCAACACTGGCCTCTTCCCCAGGCCAAAACCCCCGACAGCAACACAGCCAGTACACAGAAACAACCAGGAGG TTTCGCAGCACCTTACATCGCCAGAGAGGcatggaggagaaggaagagctggaggatgaagaagaggatgaagaagaagaagaagaagaggaagagatgtATGAATCAGAGCTAGAGGAGGGTCAGCACACCAGCAGACAGTCTTATGCTGCTCAATATGCCAAGATGCGCAGATTGCAAAAGTAA